A single genomic interval of Orcinus orca chromosome 19, mOrcOrc1.1, whole genome shotgun sequence harbors:
- the MRM1 gene encoding rRNA methyltransferase 1, mitochondrial isoform X1 gives MALLSAVGGATWHCCGRLLTRRFSQASGRGERPGGEELSRLLLDDLAPTPRPAGGLELLFGLSPCLLALRAARRRVARLLLQAGRSRLQGERAELLRAAEARDIPVLRPSRRKLDVLCRYQVHQGVCMEVSPLRPRPWAEAGEARPGDDPQQLWLVLEGLQDPRNLGAVLRSAHFLGVDKVITSRRNSCPLSPVVSKASAGAMEVMDVFSTDDLAGFLQAKARQGWLVAGTVGCPGPEISLSSEIPITNCLEFLWDRPTLLVLGNEGSGLSREVQASCQLLLSIRPGRQLPPGLESLNVSVAAGILLHSICSQRTGFPVEGKREQPLQGPQGPSASSEVPRVAQHPGLSSG, from the exons ATGGCACTGCTCTCGGCCGTCGGGGGCGCGACCTGGCATTGCTGCGGCCGCCTCCTCACGCGTCGTTTCTCCCAAGCGTCGGGGCGTGGGGAGCGGCCTGGCGGGGAGGAGCTAAGCCGCCTGCTCCTGGATGACCTGGCGCCGACTCCGCGGCCGGCCGGGGGGCTGGAGCTTCTGTTTGGCTTGTCCCCGTGTCTCCTGGCTCTGCGGGCCGCCCGCCGACGCGTGGCCCGGCTCCTGCTCCAGGCCGGTAGGTCCAGGCTGCAGGGGGAGCGGGCCGAGCTGCTGCGCGCGGCTGAGGCGCGGGACATCCCGGTTCTGCGGCCCAGTCGGCGGAAGCTGGACGTCCTGTGCCGCTACCAGGTCCACCAGGGCGTCTGCATGGAAGTGAGCCCGCTGCGGCCCCGGCCCTGGGCTGAGGCCGGGGAGGCTCGGCCAGGAGACGAcccccagcagctgtggctcgtcCTCGAGGGGCTACAGGATCCCCGGAATCTTGGGGCCGTGCTGCGCTCCGCTCACTTTCTCGGAGTGGATAAAGTCATCACCAGTCGGAGAAACAG CTGCCCGCTCAGTCCTGTAGTCAGCAAGGCCAGCGCCGGGGCTATGGAGGTGATGGACGTGTTCTCCACTGATGACCTGGCCGGTTTTTTACAG GCCAAAGCCCGGCAGGGCTGGCTCGTGGCTGGCACGGTGGGCTGCCCGGGGCCTGAGATCTCCCTGTCTTCTGAGATCCCCATCACTAATTGCTTGGAGTTCCTCTGGGACCGGCCTACTCTTCTAGTGCTGG GGAACGAGGGCTCTGGTCTGTCCCGGGAGGTGCAGGCCTCCTGCCAGCTTCTCCTTAGCATCCGGCCCGGCCGGCAGCTGCCTCCTGGACTCGAATCTCTAAATGTCTCCGTGGCTGCAG GAATTCTTCTTCACTCCATTTGCAGCCAGAGGACGGGTTTCCCggtggaagggaagagagagcaaCCTCTTCAAGGCCCCCAAGGTCCCTCAGCCTCGTCTGAAGTGCCCAGAGTGGCTCAGCACCCAGGACTGTCCTCCGGATGA
- the MRM1 gene encoding rRNA methyltransferase 1, mitochondrial isoform X2, which produces MALLSAVGGATWHCCGRLLTRRFSQASGRGERPGGEELSRLLLDDLAPTPRPAGGLELLFGLSPCLLALRAARRRVARLLLQAGRSRLQGERAELLRAAEARDIPVLRPSRRKLDVLCRYQVHQGVCMEVSPLRPRPWAEAGEARPGDDPQQLWLVLEGLQDPRNLGAVLRSAHFLGVDKVITSRRNSCPLSPVVSKASAGAMEVMDVFSTDDLAGFLQAKARQGWLVAGTVGCPGPEISLSSEIPITNCLEFLWDRPTLLVLGILLHSICSQRTGFPVEGKREQPLQGPQGPSASSEVPRVAQHPGLSSG; this is translated from the exons ATGGCACTGCTCTCGGCCGTCGGGGGCGCGACCTGGCATTGCTGCGGCCGCCTCCTCACGCGTCGTTTCTCCCAAGCGTCGGGGCGTGGGGAGCGGCCTGGCGGGGAGGAGCTAAGCCGCCTGCTCCTGGATGACCTGGCGCCGACTCCGCGGCCGGCCGGGGGGCTGGAGCTTCTGTTTGGCTTGTCCCCGTGTCTCCTGGCTCTGCGGGCCGCCCGCCGACGCGTGGCCCGGCTCCTGCTCCAGGCCGGTAGGTCCAGGCTGCAGGGGGAGCGGGCCGAGCTGCTGCGCGCGGCTGAGGCGCGGGACATCCCGGTTCTGCGGCCCAGTCGGCGGAAGCTGGACGTCCTGTGCCGCTACCAGGTCCACCAGGGCGTCTGCATGGAAGTGAGCCCGCTGCGGCCCCGGCCCTGGGCTGAGGCCGGGGAGGCTCGGCCAGGAGACGAcccccagcagctgtggctcgtcCTCGAGGGGCTACAGGATCCCCGGAATCTTGGGGCCGTGCTGCGCTCCGCTCACTTTCTCGGAGTGGATAAAGTCATCACCAGTCGGAGAAACAG CTGCCCGCTCAGTCCTGTAGTCAGCAAGGCCAGCGCCGGGGCTATGGAGGTGATGGACGTGTTCTCCACTGATGACCTGGCCGGTTTTTTACAG GCCAAAGCCCGGCAGGGCTGGCTCGTGGCTGGCACGGTGGGCTGCCCGGGGCCTGAGATCTCCCTGTCTTCTGAGATCCCCATCACTAATTGCTTGGAGTTCCTCTGGGACCGGCCTACTCTTCTAGTGCTGG GAATTCTTCTTCACTCCATTTGCAGCCAGAGGACGGGTTTCCCggtggaagggaagagagagcaaCCTCTTCAAGGCCCCCAAGGTCCCTCAGCCTCGTCTGAAGTGCCCAGAGTGGCTCAGCACCCAGGACTGTCCTCCGGATGA
- the DHRS11 gene encoding dehydrogenase/reductase SDR family member 11 isoform X2 — MPYRCDLSNEEDILSMFSAVRSQHSGVDICINNAGLARPDTLLSGSTSGWKDMFNVNVLALSICTREAYQSMRERKVDDGHIININSMSGHQVPPQSVAHFYSATKYAVTALTEGLRQELREAQTHIRATCISPGVVETQFAFKLHDKDPEKAAATYEHMKCLKPEDVAKAVIYVLSTPPHVQVSLALDVHPPEEPDRPQRRRAGRL, encoded by the exons ATGCCCTACAGATGTGACCTGTCAAATGAGGAGGACATCCTCTCCATGTTCTCGGCGGTCCGCTCTCAGCACAGTGGTGTGGACATCTGTATCAACAACGCTGGCTTGGCCCGGCCTGACACCCTGCTCTCAGGCAGCACCAGCGGTTGGAAGGACATGTTCAAT GTGAACGTGCTGGCCCTCAGCATCTGCACACGGGAAGCCTACCAGTCCATGAGGGAGCGGAAGGTGGATGACGGGCACATCATTAACATCAACAG cATGTCTGGCCACCAAGTGCCACCCCAGTCCGTGGCCCATTTCTACAGTGCTACCAAGTATGCCGTCACTGCGCTGACAGAGGGGCTGAGGCAAGAGCTTCGGGAGGCCCAGACCCACATCCGAGCCACG TGCATCTCTCCAGGAGTGGTGGAGACACAATTCGCCTTCAAACTCCATGACAAGGACCCTGAGAAGGCAGCTGCCACCTATGAACACATGAAG TGTCTCAAACCTGAGGATGTGGCCAAGGCTGTCATCTATGTCCTCAGCACCCCGCCACATGTCCAGGTGAGTCTGGCCTTGGATGTCCATCCCCCAGAGGAGCCCGACCGTCCCCAGAGGAGAAGAGCAGGGAGGCTttaa